One genomic segment of Salinigranum rubrum includes these proteins:
- a CDS encoding CoA transferase subunit A codes for MPADKTTSMAEAIGRIDRGSTVAAGLALEHAIPSAAGHELIRQGVEDLTLVGPISDVLFDQFVAADLVSQVRAAWVGNVSAGSGYNYRRAVEGGEIDVENHSNFSIALSLHAAELGVPYLPTRSLLGSDIAAEPHLRVTEDPFEGERVVQVPAIAPDWTFVHVQRASPAGDAHLWGNTGVTYEGVRAADRVVVTAEEVVDESVITSDPSRTRITREQVDAVVEVPFGAHPSPLAGRYHRDNDFYLEYAESTRDPDDAAAWLDEWVYGVDDRAAYMEKIDRDLSVEEPTVAAEVTYGQ; via the coding sequence ATGCCGGCAGACAAGACGACCAGCATGGCCGAGGCCATCGGCCGGATCGACCGGGGGAGCACCGTCGCCGCCGGACTGGCGCTCGAACACGCCATCCCCTCCGCCGCCGGGCACGAACTCATCAGACAGGGGGTCGAGGACCTGACGCTCGTCGGCCCCATCAGCGACGTCCTCTTCGACCAGTTCGTGGCCGCGGACCTCGTCTCGCAGGTACGCGCCGCGTGGGTCGGGAACGTCAGCGCCGGCAGCGGCTACAACTACCGCCGGGCGGTCGAAGGCGGGGAGATAGACGTCGAGAACCACTCGAACTTCTCCATCGCGCTCTCGCTCCACGCGGCGGAACTGGGCGTGCCGTACCTCCCGACGCGCTCGTTGCTCGGGAGCGACATCGCCGCGGAGCCGCACTTGCGCGTCACCGAGGACCCCTTCGAGGGCGAGCGGGTCGTCCAGGTTCCCGCAATCGCCCCGGACTGGACGTTCGTGCACGTCCAGCGCGCCTCGCCCGCGGGAGACGCCCACCTCTGGGGGAACACCGGCGTCACGTACGAGGGCGTCCGGGCGGCCGACCGCGTCGTCGTCACCGCCGAAGAGGTCGTCGACGAGTCGGTCATCACGAGCGACCCGAGTCGGACCCGCATCACCCGCGAGCAGGTCGACGCCGTCGTCGAGGTTCCCTTCGGCGCACATCCCTCCCCGCTCGCCGGGCGGTACCACCGCGACAACGACTTCTACCTCGAATACGCCGAGTCGACCCGCGACCCCGACGACGCGGCCGCGTGGCTCGACGAGTGGGTGTACGGCGTCGACGACCGCGCCGCGTACATGGAAAAGATCGACCGCGACCTCTCGGTCGAGGAACCGACCGTCGCCGCGGAGGTGACCTATGGCCAGTGA
- a CDS encoding enoyl-CoA hydratase/isomerase family protein, with the protein MAYETLDLSLDEGIATVHLRNPPVNAIDQSARGELAELLDRLREPDVRVVVFEGEPDVFSVGADISLFETALEWTTQEFRRNSRVLGRVFDGLEELEKPVVAAVEGTCVGGGLELALACDVRIASPDATFGFPEHNIGLIPGLGGCSRFVDLVGPGKAKDLVFTGELFDGATAHDLGVVERLADDPNAAAADYARDLLDQPPQALGLAKRVVNASRDADRATAGLLESLAQSTLLETADHREGLAAFREKRDPDFSGE; encoded by the coding sequence ATGGCCTACGAGACGCTCGACCTCTCGCTCGACGAGGGTATCGCGACGGTCCACCTCCGGAACCCGCCGGTCAACGCCATCGACCAGTCCGCGCGGGGAGAACTCGCCGAACTGCTCGACCGCCTCCGCGAACCCGACGTACGGGTCGTCGTCTTCGAGGGCGAACCGGACGTCTTCTCCGTCGGTGCGGACATCTCCCTGTTCGAGACGGCGCTGGAGTGGACGACCCAGGAGTTCCGACGGAACTCCCGCGTCCTCGGTCGGGTGTTCGACGGCCTCGAAGAACTGGAGAAACCGGTCGTCGCGGCCGTCGAGGGCACCTGCGTCGGCGGCGGCCTCGAACTCGCGCTCGCCTGTGACGTTCGAATCGCGTCGCCCGACGCGACGTTCGGCTTCCCCGAGCACAACATCGGCCTCATCCCCGGCCTCGGTGGCTGCTCGCGGTTCGTCGACCTCGTCGGCCCGGGAAAGGCGAAAGACCTCGTCTTCACCGGCGAACTGTTCGACGGGGCGACCGCGCACGACCTCGGCGTGGTCGAGCGTCTGGCGGACGACCCGAACGCGGCGGCAGCCGACTACGCCCGCGACCTCCTCGACCAGCCGCCGCAGGCGCTCGGCCTCGCAAAGCGCGTCGTGAACGCCTCGCGCGACGCCGACCGCGCGACCGCCGGGCTGCTGGAGTCGCTCGCACAGAGCACGCTCCTCGAAACGGCCGACCACCGGGAGGGACTGGCGGCGTTCCGCGAGAAGCGCGACCCCGACTTCTCGGGGGAGTAG
- a CDS encoding pyridoxamine 5'-phosphate oxidase family protein produces MSSDDLAEARGTRMTDEAIDDFLSEQGFGALALSDGGRSYAVPVSFGYDAERERCYLSLVRFGDDSEKLRFAETTTSAALCCFSVASRFEWRSVVVRGPLEPVPEDERDHAESVMDDNAWFPSLFPPTEPITAVERVALAMEEVSGRRSG; encoded by the coding sequence ATGTCCAGTGACGACCTGGCAGAGGCCCGCGGCACCCGGATGACCGACGAGGCGATAGACGACTTCCTCAGCGAGCAGGGGTTCGGCGCGCTCGCGCTCTCGGACGGCGGCCGGTCGTACGCCGTCCCCGTCTCGTTCGGCTACGACGCCGAGCGGGAGCGGTGTTACCTCTCGCTCGTCCGGTTCGGCGACGACAGCGAGAAGCTCCGGTTCGCCGAGACGACGACGTCGGCCGCGCTGTGCTGTTTTTCGGTGGCGTCGCGGTTCGAGTGGCGAAGCGTCGTCGTCCGCGGCCCGCTCGAACCGGTTCCGGAGGACGAGCGCGACCACGCCGAGTCGGTGATGGACGACAACGCGTGGTTCCCCAGTCTCTTCCCGCCCACGGAGCCGATTACGGCCGTCGAGCGGGTCGCGCTTGCGATGGAGGAGGTGTCGGGCCGACGTTCGGGCTGA
- a CDS encoding branched-chain amino acid ABC transporter permease, which translates to MVTVSTLLGVAVDGLAFGVFLALLGVGITLVFGLGEVLNLAIGAFAVLTVLVATVVVNAGQGLVVAAVVALVAVTAFGLVVDRTLLSLVYRSEGEERILLGIFTTLGLTVLLDGVLINFFPSRYTLPLDVGTVSLGGAVLTGSSLAVITIGVVVLGALFAFLRGTFLGKATRTVFQDERGARLVGVNPRKIRTLIFVLSAAVAGLGGLVFAVGSAVSVASGFQFTTFALIISIVGGVRSLVGAITAGVLLGLVNQFANFFVGSYIATIILFTAAIVVLLVRPEAIS; encoded by the coding sequence ATGGTAACGGTCAGCACACTGCTGGGTGTCGCGGTCGACGGCCTCGCGTTCGGGGTGTTCCTCGCCCTGCTCGGCGTCGGCATCACGCTCGTCTTCGGCCTCGGCGAGGTGCTCAACCTCGCAATCGGCGCGTTCGCCGTCCTCACCGTCCTCGTCGCCACCGTGGTCGTCAACGCGGGACAGGGGCTCGTCGTCGCGGCCGTCGTCGCGCTCGTCGCCGTCACGGCCTTCGGACTCGTGGTCGACCGGACGCTCCTCTCGCTCGTCTACCGCTCGGAAGGGGAGGAACGCATCCTCCTCGGCATCTTCACCACGCTCGGACTCACGGTGTTGCTCGACGGCGTCCTCATCAACTTCTTCCCCTCCCGGTACACGCTCCCGCTCGACGTCGGCACCGTCTCGCTCGGCGGCGCGGTCCTCACCGGCAGTTCGCTCGCCGTCATCACCATCGGCGTGGTGGTCCTCGGCGCCCTGTTCGCCTTCCTCCGGGGCACGTTCCTCGGGAAGGCCACCCGGACCGTGTTTCAAGACGAGCGCGGGGCCCGCCTGGTGGGGGTGAACCCCCGCAAGATACGCACGCTCATCTTCGTCCTCTCGGCGGCCGTCGCGGGCCTCGGCGGCCTCGTCTTCGCCGTCGGCTCCGCGGTGTCGGTCGCCAGCGGCTTCCAGTTCACCACGTTCGCGCTCATCATCTCCATCGTCGGCGGCGTCCGGAGCCTCGTCGGCGCCATCACCGCCGGCGTCCTCCTCGGCCTCGTCAACCAGTTCGCCAACTTCTTCGTCGGCTCGTACATCGCCACGATCATCCTCTTCACCGCCGCAATCGTCGTGCTCCTCGTCCGCCCGGAGGCGATCTCATGA
- a CDS encoding MaoC family dehydratase, producing the protein MRHYEDIAVGERVELGSYTVTKAEIREFAEQYDPQPIHVDEAAARESVYGGLIASGWHTAAVCMRLLSEGFLNETASMGSPGLDELRWLAPVRPGDTLSASVEILDTRPSESREDRGYVKNRLVGRNQEGDDVISWEATNIIGRRP; encoded by the coding sequence ATGCGTCACTACGAGGACATCGCGGTCGGCGAACGGGTCGAACTGGGCAGCTACACGGTGACGAAAGCGGAGATACGGGAGTTCGCGGAGCAGTACGACCCCCAGCCGATTCACGTCGACGAGGCGGCGGCCAGGGAGTCGGTGTACGGCGGCCTCATCGCGAGCGGGTGGCACACGGCCGCGGTCTGCATGCGTCTCCTCAGCGAGGGGTTTCTCAACGAGACGGCGAGCATGGGGTCGCCCGGCCTCGACGAACTCCGGTGGCTCGCCCCGGTCCGTCCGGGCGACACGCTCTCGGCGTCGGTCGAGATACTCGACACGCGTCCCTCCGAGAGCAGGGAGGACCGCGGCTACGTGAAGAACCGCCTCGTGGGGCGAAACCAGGAGGGCGACGACGTCATCTCCTGGGAGGCGACGAACATCATCGGCCGGCGGCCCTGA
- a CDS encoding ABC transporter substrate-binding protein, producing the protein MKDRAYFERREFLKATGGVAGLGLLAGCSGNGGESSGGGGETESGGGSDGGGSGDGNGGSDSNGGGDGGESTSSGGDGGSGDPLVIGALQPLSGPFTPWGNAHKAGLSFAVEEINADGGVMGRELTVVETDTGSDAAAADSSFRRFVEQESAVAVTGPVSSDVGIRTARTAQDLEVPLFLHMSGSNEAITPETTYTFRVGLLPAATTMQAQAAFVEDAGYTRVGAIIGDYAWGRSVESGIQEHFGVDVDIRAAPVSASDFRSFIRQFPQDLEMMIATGHPPGSLSIATQLNELGYSPEVITGPSFPPGVIAGALGDLAFEGGFTHVHNTDVYSDEFAEVAQRFGEERSAQFDTHTAYGYVTGKLIAAAIEDAGSADPTAIADATRNIEFDTLFANPIQYSENGELANQVQIYSQLTPEAPSYYPDGDFGFEEQFRTDALPALAPDM; encoded by the coding sequence ATGAAGGACAGGGCGTACTTCGAGAGACGCGAGTTTCTGAAAGCGACCGGTGGCGTCGCCGGCCTCGGGCTCCTGGCGGGGTGCTCGGGGAACGGTGGAGAAAGTAGCGGTGGCGGCGGCGAAACCGAGAGCGGTGGCGGCAGCGACGGTGGTGGTAGTGGCGATGGTAACGGCGGTAGCGACAGCAACGGTGGCGGCGACGGGGGCGAGAGCACCAGCAGCGGCGGCGACGGGGGGTCGGGTGACCCCCTCGTCATCGGCGCGCTCCAGCCGCTCTCGGGGCCGTTCACCCCGTGGGGCAACGCACACAAGGCCGGGCTCTCCTTCGCCGTCGAGGAGATCAACGCCGACGGCGGCGTCATGGGGCGCGAACTGACGGTCGTCGAAACGGACACCGGGAGCGACGCCGCGGCGGCCGATTCCAGCTTCCGCCGGTTCGTCGAACAGGAGAGCGCCGTGGCGGTGACCGGCCCCGTCTCCTCTGACGTCGGTATCCGGACCGCACGCACGGCACAGGACCTGGAGGTCCCGCTCTTCCTCCACATGTCCGGGTCGAACGAGGCCATCACTCCGGAGACGACATACACGTTCCGGGTCGGCCTGCTCCCGGCCGCGACGACGATGCAGGCGCAGGCGGCGTTCGTCGAGGACGCCGGCTACACGCGCGTCGGCGCCATCATCGGCGACTACGCGTGGGGGCGCTCGGTCGAGAGCGGCATCCAGGAGCACTTCGGCGTCGACGTCGACATCCGCGCCGCACCGGTCAGCGCGAGCGACTTCCGGTCGTTCATCCGGCAGTTCCCACAGGACCTCGAGATGATGATCGCGACCGGCCACCCGCCGGGGTCGCTCTCCATCGCGACCCAGCTAAACGAACTCGGCTACAGCCCCGAGGTAATCACCGGTCCGAGCTTCCCGCCGGGCGTCATCGCCGGCGCGCTCGGCGACCTCGCGTTCGAGGGCGGGTTCACGCACGTCCACAACACCGACGTCTACTCCGACGAGTTCGCCGAGGTCGCTCAGCGGTTCGGCGAGGAGCGGAGCGCGCAGTTCGACACCCACACCGCGTACGGCTACGTCACCGGGAAACTGATCGCGGCGGCCATCGAGGACGCGGGCTCGGCCGACCCGACCGCCATCGCCGACGCCACCCGGAACATCGAGTTCGACACGCTGTTCGCCAACCCCATCCAGTACTCCGAGAACGGCGAACTGGCGAACCAGGTGCAGATTTACAGCCAGCTTACGCCGGAGGCGCCGTCGTACTACCCGGACGGGGATTTCGGCTTCGAAGAGCAGTTCCGCACCGACGCGCTCCCCGCGCTCGCTCCCGACATGTGA
- a CDS encoding UbiD family decarboxylase, with the protein MTDAETSPSLRAFLDRLDGEGELVRVEQRVSWNLEASAISMRAAETDAAVPLFESVADTGVPGARLVGDPYRGSQRRPWDRVARALGLPPDLDSATFYDAVIDRLKRPLDPITTDPADAPCKEVVRTGNDVDLLSFPWPYIHARDGGRYSNLHTLVAPDPDSSWVDWSAHRTMLHDSRQASVLLLAGEQTPNLYYYKYERREEPMPVAIVVGAEPAVQCTSVMWIPTGSDEARFAGGLKGSPIELVPCETNDLLVPASAELVIEGRVLPGKRLDEGPFGDYFGYIHGPRRSVPALEVDAVTHRRNPIVPFCVEGIGVGHTENTTSSMEVSCVGPDATLGLWAAGFDVVRCVPWRFTPRTVYVVAVDTTEPGALHELANFIFTTWGMLHIDFFVFVDADVDPLDTRAVLEAIARHADPDADFHQFGTETMPKVPLNIYQTPDEKGDVQTGTSKAKTAKAYIDATRDGSEASVQNELTREARERAQSVLAAAGLPEERLTLVDSEESR; encoded by the coding sequence ATGACGGACGCGGAGACGTCACCGAGCCTGCGGGCGTTCCTCGACCGACTCGACGGGGAGGGGGAACTCGTTCGAGTCGAACAGCGGGTGTCGTGGAACCTCGAAGCCAGCGCGATATCGATGCGGGCGGCCGAGACCGACGCCGCGGTTCCGCTGTTCGAGTCCGTCGCCGACACCGGCGTCCCGGGCGCGAGGCTCGTCGGCGACCCGTACCGCGGCTCACAGCGCCGGCCGTGGGACCGCGTCGCGCGGGCGCTCGGGCTGCCGCCCGACCTCGACAGCGCGACGTTCTACGACGCCGTCATCGACCGGCTCAAACGACCCCTGGACCCGATCACCACCGACCCCGCGGACGCGCCGTGTAAGGAAGTCGTGCGTACCGGCAACGACGTCGACCTGCTCTCGTTCCCGTGGCCGTACATCCACGCCCGCGACGGCGGTCGGTACTCGAATCTCCACACGCTCGTCGCGCCGGACCCCGACTCGTCGTGGGTCGACTGGTCCGCTCACCGAACGATGCTCCACGACTCCCGCCAGGCGAGCGTGCTCCTACTGGCCGGTGAGCAGACCCCGAACCTCTACTACTACAAGTACGAGCGGCGCGAGGAGCCGATGCCGGTCGCCATCGTCGTCGGCGCCGAACCGGCCGTCCAGTGCACCTCGGTGATGTGGATTCCGACCGGGAGCGACGAGGCGCGGTTCGCCGGGGGGCTGAAGGGGTCGCCGATAGAACTGGTCCCGTGTGAGACGAACGACCTGCTCGTCCCCGCCAGCGCCGAGTTGGTGATCGAGGGCCGCGTCCTCCCCGGCAAGCGCCTCGACGAGGGACCGTTCGGCGACTACTTCGGGTACATCCACGGCCCCCGGCGGTCGGTACCGGCGCTCGAAGTCGACGCCGTCACCCACCGACGGAACCCTATCGTCCCGTTCTGCGTGGAGGGCATCGGCGTCGGCCACACGGAGAACACGACGAGTTCGATGGAGGTCAGCTGCGTCGGTCCCGACGCGACGCTCGGGCTCTGGGCGGCGGGGTTCGACGTCGTTCGCTGTGTCCCCTGGCGTTTCACGCCGCGAACGGTGTACGTCGTGGCTGTCGACACCACCGAACCGGGGGCGCTGCACGAACTGGCGAACTTCATCTTCACCACGTGGGGGATGCTCCACATCGACTTCTTCGTGTTCGTCGACGCGGACGTCGACCCGCTCGACACGCGCGCCGTGCTCGAAGCCATCGCCCGCCACGCCGACCCCGACGCGGACTTCCACCAGTTCGGGACGGAGACGATGCCCAAGGTCCCGCTGAACATCTATCAAACACCCGACGAGAAGGGCGACGTACAGACCGGCACATCGAAAGCGAAGACTGCGAAGGCGTACATCGACGCGACGCGAGACGGGAGCGAGGCGAGTGTTCAGAACGAACTGACACGAGAGGCACGGGAGCGCGCGCAGTCGGTGCTCGCAGCGGCCGGCCTTCCGGAGGAACGGCTCACGCTCGTCGATAGTGAGGAGAGCCGATGA
- a CDS encoding acyl-CoA synthetase, which translates to MQPQVPEGKLPDAESMPDLLFTLPETHYPKRINAATELVDRHVEEGRGDDVAIYFEDEEITYADLQSRVNRFGNALSEIGVEAGSRVVVRFPNRPEAVVACLAVQKLGGVALPSMKLLRAKELEYIFNDAGATHCVVYDGLLDEVEGAMPNLDTLEEVIVVDRGAGVDHAYHDYDALLESGGSTLDAYDTERTDLALMLYTSGTTGRPKGAIHTHRQLLASADSYARYCLEPTREDVFGGNPPLPFAYGYGDLVTFPLRFGASTSLVENATPGDLLEAVEAHGITVLCSIPTAFNQMLAKHPDAPDEHDLSSLRAGMSAGEPLAPSTYDAVEDAYGIKLLDGIGTTEMLHIFVSHRHTDEVDPSATGFPVPGYECRVVDPDTREEVDRGEAGLLAVRGPTGITYWGRPDKQAESVVDGWSYPGDIFVHREDGRLEYKSRADDLIISSGYNIPGPEVENVVQELDSVSEVAVVGTPDEERGQVVKAFVVLAEGVEESDDLIDEIQTHVKNTLAPYKYPRAVEFVAELPRTETGKIQRVKLREREREQYED; encoded by the coding sequence ATGCAGCCACAGGTTCCGGAGGGGAAGCTCCCGGACGCGGAGTCGATGCCGGACTTGCTCTTCACGCTCCCGGAGACGCACTACCCGAAACGAATCAACGCCGCCACCGAACTGGTCGACCGGCACGTCGAGGAGGGCCGCGGTGACGACGTCGCCATCTACTTCGAGGACGAGGAGATCACCTACGCGGACCTGCAGTCACGGGTAAACCGGTTCGGGAACGCGCTGTCGGAGATTGGCGTCGAGGCGGGGAGCCGCGTCGTGGTCCGGTTCCCCAACAGACCGGAGGCCGTCGTCGCGTGTCTGGCCGTCCAGAAACTCGGCGGGGTCGCGCTCCCGTCGATGAAGCTCCTGCGGGCCAAGGAGTTGGAGTACATCTTCAACGACGCGGGCGCGACCCACTGCGTCGTCTACGACGGCCTGCTCGACGAGGTGGAGGGCGCGATGCCGAACCTCGACACGCTGGAGGAGGTAATCGTCGTCGACCGCGGCGCGGGCGTCGACCACGCGTACCACGACTACGACGCGCTGCTCGAATCGGGGGGTTCGACCCTGGACGCGTACGACACCGAACGCACGGACCTCGCGCTGATGCTGTACACCAGCGGGACGACCGGCCGGCCGAAGGGGGCGATTCACACGCACCGACAGCTCCTCGCGTCGGCTGACAGCTACGCCCGCTACTGTCTCGAACCGACGCGAGAGGACGTCTTCGGGGGGAACCCGCCGCTCCCGTTCGCGTACGGCTACGGTGACCTCGTGACCTTCCCCCTTCGGTTCGGCGCGTCGACGAGCCTCGTCGAGAACGCCACGCCCGGCGACCTGCTCGAAGCGGTCGAGGCCCACGGCATCACCGTCCTCTGCTCGATTCCGACGGCGTTCAACCAGATGCTCGCGAAACACCCCGACGCCCCCGACGAGCACGACCTCTCCTCGCTCAGAGCCGGGATGAGCGCGGGTGAGCCCCTCGCCCCCAGCACGTACGACGCCGTCGAGGACGCGTACGGCATCAAACTCCTCGACGGCATCGGCACGACCGAGATGCTGCACATCTTCGTCAGCCACCGCCACACCGACGAGGTCGACCCGTCGGCGACGGGGTTTCCGGTCCCGGGGTACGAGTGTCGGGTCGTCGACCCCGACACCCGCGAGGAGGTCGACAGGGGGGAAGCGGGGCTGCTCGCCGTCCGCGGCCCGACGGGCATCACCTACTGGGGTCGCCCCGACAAGCAGGCGGAGTCGGTCGTCGACGGCTGGAGCTACCCCGGCGACATCTTCGTCCACCGCGAGGACGGGAGGCTGGAGTACAAGTCCCGCGCGGACGACCTCATCATCTCCTCGGGGTACAACATCCCCGGCCCCGAGGTGGAGAACGTCGTCCAGGAACTCGACAGCGTCTCCGAGGTTGCCGTCGTCGGCACCCCCGACGAGGAGCGCGGCCAGGTGGTCAAGGCGTTCGTCGTCCTCGCCGAGGGCGTCGAGGAGAGCGACGACCTGATCGACGAGATACAGACGCACGTCAAGAACACCCTCGCCCCGTACAAGTACCCGCGGGCGGTCGAGTTCGTCGCGGAACTCCCGCGGACCGAAACGGGGAAGATACAGCGCGTGAAGCTCCGCGAGCGCGAACGCGAGCAGTACGAGGACTGA
- a CDS encoding branched-chain amino acid ABC transporter permease, which translates to MSDRPSFGVEARNVLLVAAVFALAPLPVLGSSYYESVLAHLVLIALLAVALNIVFGHTDQLFLFVGGLAGLGAYATGLTADALGVSAWLTLLPAAVLCGLVGLAVSWVAAKRNFTVVLISILTLNLQLVFTEVFVGARDITRGSTGFPYEYFSLEVVASAVGVGEKLVLYYLVVLLLVLTLFLYLRLVHSKYGVAFDAIREDEIAAESIGIDVVRYKTIAGFIGAFLIGLIGAFFARESAYILPGSFTFLAVDVIVLIVLVVGGLRTTLGPVVGATIVVAIEEFLSSAQNLQSWRTAIFGALLIVLFLYFRRGVVRSARETLVDFGLMDEGREGGGGGPTTDGGR; encoded by the coding sequence ATGAGCGACCGTCCCTCCTTCGGCGTCGAGGCGCGGAACGTCCTCCTCGTCGCCGCGGTGTTCGCCCTCGCGCCGCTCCCGGTGCTCGGGAGCAGCTACTACGAGAGCGTGCTCGCGCATCTTGTCCTCATCGCCCTCCTGGCGGTGGCGCTCAACATCGTCTTCGGCCACACCGACCAGCTCTTCCTGTTCGTCGGCGGCCTCGCCGGCCTCGGCGCGTACGCGACGGGCCTGACGGCCGACGCGCTCGGCGTTTCCGCGTGGCTCACGCTCCTGCCGGCGGCCGTCCTCTGCGGCCTCGTCGGCCTCGCCGTCAGCTGGGTCGCCGCCAAGCGGAACTTCACCGTCGTGCTCATCTCCATCCTCACGCTGAACCTCCAACTCGTCTTCACCGAGGTGTTCGTCGGCGCGCGCGACATCACGCGCGGCTCGACCGGCTTCCCGTACGAGTACTTCTCGCTCGAAGTCGTCGCCAGCGCGGTCGGCGTCGGGGAGAAACTCGTCCTCTACTACCTCGTCGTGCTCCTCCTCGTCCTGACGCTGTTTCTCTACCTCCGCCTCGTCCACTCGAAGTACGGCGTGGCGTTCGACGCCATCCGCGAGGACGAAATCGCCGCCGAGTCCATCGGCATCGACGTCGTCCGGTACAAGACCATCGCGGGCTTCATCGGCGCGTTCCTCATCGGCCTCATCGGGGCGTTTTTCGCCCGGGAGTCCGCGTACATCCTCCCCGGGAGCTTCACGTTCCTCGCCGTCGACGTCATCGTCCTCATCGTCCTCGTCGTCGGCGGCCTCCGCACCACGCTCGGCCCGGTCGTCGGCGCGACCATCGTCGTCGCCATCGAGGAGTTCCTCTCCTCCGCACAGAACCTCCAGTCGTGGCGGACCGCCATCTTCGGCGCGCTCCTCATCGTCCTCTTCTTGTACTTCCGCCGGGGCGTCGTCCGCTCGGCGCGCGAGACGCTCGTCGACTTCGGCCTGATGGACGAGGGACGCGAGGGCGGGGGCGGCGGACCGACGACCGACGGCGGGCGGTAG
- a CDS encoding CoA-transferase subunit beta, with protein sequence MASEGVGGDHEYTARELMVSAAAREISDGDVAFVGMRLPLIAFQVAVSTHAPNATSVFESGVVRGDAAEGFIHTMCDLPNLNRAVSTTRMLDVMGRLARGDIDVGFLGGAEIDRYGNLNTTRVHAGDREIRLPGSGGACDIACMADRTVVLMAHEPRRFVERVEYVTSPGHGDGGDWREREGLPGGGPSALVTTKASFGFEDGELYVKSCHPGVSLDEVREDFPWDLRAKSDLTGDAGGAVETTPEPTAEELDLIRTFDPDGFWTR encoded by the coding sequence ATGGCCAGTGAGGGTGTGGGTGGGGACCACGAGTACACGGCGCGGGAACTGATGGTGAGCGCGGCCGCCCGCGAAATCTCCGATGGAGACGTGGCGTTCGTCGGGATGCGGTTGCCGCTCATCGCCTTCCAGGTCGCGGTCAGCACGCACGCGCCGAACGCGACGTCGGTGTTCGAGAGCGGCGTCGTCCGCGGCGACGCCGCGGAGGGCTTCATCCACACGATGTGTGACCTCCCGAACCTGAACCGCGCGGTGTCGACGACGAGGATGCTCGACGTGATGGGCCGGCTCGCCCGCGGCGACATCGACGTCGGCTTCCTCGGTGGCGCGGAGATAGACCGATACGGGAACCTCAACACAACGCGCGTCCACGCGGGCGACCGGGAGATTCGACTTCCCGGAAGCGGTGGCGCCTGCGACATCGCCTGCATGGCCGACCGGACGGTCGTCCTGATGGCGCACGAGCCCCGCCGCTTCGTCGAGCGCGTCGAATACGTCACCAGTCCCGGTCACGGCGACGGTGGCGACTGGCGCGAGCGCGAGGGCCTCCCGGGTGGGGGTCCGAGCGCACTGGTCACGACGAAAGCGTCGTTCGGCTTCGAGGACGGCGAACTGTACGTGAAGAGCTGTCATCCCGGCGTGAGCCTCGACGAGGTGCGCGAGGACTTCCCGTGGGACCTCCGAGCGAAGTCGGACCTCACGGGCGACGCGGGCGGAGCGGTCGAGACCACGCCCGAACCCACCGCGGAGGAACTCGACCTCATCCGGACGTTCGACCCCGACGGCTTCTGGACGCGCTGA